The sequence GGGTAGAAAacattttttgtgtgtgttttgtgtaccagaaaagaaaagaaaggaaaggaaaaGCTCCCAAATGCCAAGTCCATGACCATGAGTGGGCGAGTGAATGAATGACCACATGGCGGTAACATGCCATGCGTGGAccatcctctcctctcctctccctcctttgCTCCATcctcacacgcacacgcacactgTCATTCATGTGACCTGACCGCCATTAACACattctctcctctcttctctctgAGTCTGACCGCCCCCTTCCCACAAGCACAGCCGCATTGGTGGCGCGATTGCGGTCGggatcgccgccggccatggccgacccgtacggcgacGGCCGGGCGCTGAGGAACCATCAGCCGccggcgcagcagcagcagcagcagcggcccaGGCTGAAGCCGGCGCTGGAGATGGAGGACCTCATCAGCCTGCTCCACGGCTCCGATCCCGTCCGCATCGAGCTCACCCGCCTCGAGAACGACCTCCACTGTAAGCCCCCCCCACCCATTGCCGATCCGATCTGCCCTCCCAGATCTCCCTCCCGGACCAAGATTCCGCCTTTGGATTGGAGCTCAACGGATTGGATTTGGTGCTTGCTTGCAGACAAGGAGAAGGAGCTCGGCGACGCGCAGGCGGAGATCAAGGCCCTGCGCCTCTCCGAGCGGGCGCGCGAGAAGGCCGTCGAGGATGTCAGTacccctccctccctctcttttCCTTTCCTTCCATCCAGCTCCAGGCTACTACGTACTCTAGTAGGATAGGAGTAGAAGAATTGTGCAGATCCGATCCGAGCATCGGCTTCATGTAATTTCCCTGAGCACACAACCAAAACGACTGCCTTGATTTTTTCGGTTAAAGCTCCATCTGCATCTGCATCTTGTTGAACCTTGACaaaaatatgcacactaaattaAAACCACCTGCTCACTAGTCACTAGTGTCAAAAACCTTCTTACATTATGGGAGGGACAATTTTCCTGACTTTGCCTTACGCATCAATGTAAGCTTACCGAAGAACTGGCAAAGGTGGATGGGAAGCTCAAGCTCACAGAGTCTCTCCTGGAAAGCAAggtctttttcctcttcttcttcttccaagcTCATACTACTTCTTATCTTGAGAAACAGAGCAGCTGTTGATGACACGCGGCATTTTGCAGAACCTTGAAGCCAAGAAGATCAACGACGAGAAGAAAGCGGCGCTTGCTGCCCAGTTTGCAGCCGAGGCTACGCTGCGGAGGGTTCATGCAGCGCACAAGGACGATGACATGCCCCCCATCGAGGCCATCCTTGCgccgctggaggccgagctgaaacTAGCCCGTCAAGAGGTACTTTTCATCTTTTGCCATATGCTAGCTTGTCCTGTCTTGTTTTCTCTTGCAGTCTCATCGGTGTGTTCCATGTAGGTCGGTTTCCAGATGTGGATTTACGTGTTGCTGCTACTTCACAAATTTGCAATTCTATCAACTGATGTTTATGTGCAGTTGCCGATTCTACCATCGGTCCTGTTCTCTGTCGATTGAATGTGCCCTCCTGCTTAAACACTAATTAATGCATCGGTTTTGTTGAGCAGATTGCAAAACTACAAGATGACAACAGGGCATTGGACCGTCTTACAAAATCCAAGGAAGCTGCTCTGCTGGAAGCAGAGAGGACAGTTCAGATAGCATTAGCGAAAGCTTCCTTGGTGGATGATTtacaaaacaaaaaccaagaatTGATGAAACAGATCGAGATATGTCAGGTATAAGACGGTGAAAGCATGCATTTACAAACAATTTTTACTAGCTGTGGCATGCGATCAGCAATGGTATATCAAGACTTCCTTCTTTGGTGTTCTATAGGAAGAGAACAAAATCTTGGACAGAATGCACCGCCAGAAGGTTGCTGAGGTCGAAAAGCTTACTCAGACTGTCAGAGAGCTAGAAGAAGCTGTTCTTGCTGGTGGTGCCGCCGCAAATGCTGTGAGGGACTATCAGCGGAAAGTTCAGGAGATGAATGTAATGCGTGATGGCTTGACTTGAACTCCTATTTATGCATTTCATGATATTTAGTGTATCGATATTTCTTACATGtgaattcgcaaaaaaaaaaaaaaaaaaatcttacATGTGTGTTGTTCTCAGGAGGAAATGAAAACTCTGGATCGTGAGCTTGCTCGTGCAAAGGTTTCAGCAAATAGGGTCGCGGTAGTGGTGGCAAATGAGTGGAAAGATGGCAATGATAAAGTAATGCCTGTTAAGCAATGGCTCGAAGAACGGAGGCTTCTCCAAGTAAGTAATGAAGGTTTCATTCTTCTAGTCCTACTCGGCTTTTTCTGGATGGATGTCTAGAAGCTCCTCAAACTCAAAGGAACTGTGGCCTTTTTGCATTTGTCTTCTTCTTTGACTGGACTAAACCATGGCACATTTTGTTAACTTGTGGAGGGTTATCCTTTTACAGGGAGAAATGCAGCAACTCCGTGATAAACTTGCTATAGCAGAGAGGGCTGCAAGATCAGAAGCTCAACTAAAGGTATCCATTTTCTTCTTGATGTTTCTCATGAGATCCTTTACTTCTGCCTTCCTATCAGTCAGCTTTTTTTCGCTCTCTTCATTGTTATACGTATCGAATATCTCAGGACAAGTTCCAGCTACGGCTTAAAGTACTCGAGGAAGGATTGAGAATGTCAACATCTCGAACCAATGCAAGTGCTGCGCGCCGTCAGTCTATTGGTGGTGCTGAGAGTGCATCTAAGACCAATGGCTTTCTATCAAAGCGGCCATCATTCCAGATGAGAACATCGGTATCTACTACCACGACTACTCTCGTGAACCATGCAAAGGGGGCATCCAAGTCTTTTGATGGAGGGTGTAGATCACTTGACCGTTATAAGGGCCATGTAAATGGGGCTGGCATGAACGTATCTACCGACTCCAGCGAGGATAAGGAGTCAAACAACTCAGACGAGAAGCCTAGTGAATTTACATCTGTTGAGTCGGAGGACACGGTGTCAGGTATGCTGTATGATATGCTGCAAAAGGAGGTCGTTGCTCTAAGGAAGGCTTGTCATGAAAAGGACCAAAGCTTGAAAGACAAGGACGACGCAGTTGAGGTAACTCTAGTCTAGCCTGGTGCTAGGATCACACTGTTAGGCTgccctctttttttttttttttttttccgcATTCCTGTTAATGAGTGGTTTGATGTGCAGATGTTGGCTAAGAAAGTCGACACTTTAACAAAGGCGATGGAGTCAGAGGCTAAGAAGATGAGACGGGATGTAGCTGCCATGGAAAAGGAGGTGGTGGCTATGCGATTAGAGAAAGAGCAGGATACCAAGGCAAGAAGGTTCGGCAGTTCGAGTGCTTCTGCCAACAGTTCACAGATGCCACCTGGAAGGTACATTACACCCCTACCACAGATACCATCATTGTCTCTTGTTGAGATTTTGAGATAAACAATCACCGTGCCCGTTTCGAACTCCACTAGGCACGGTATGTGTTGTTACTTGTTAGTTAAAAGAATTTTGTGTGGTGTATCTCAGGACTCTGCCTCGGAGCGGTTCAGCACGCAACATGTGATGCTGGTATGAAGCATCCCTCGTGTAGTTAGTTGAATCATGGCGTCCAGGGACCCTCTTCTGACTTGTGTGTAGAGAAAACAAGAAGGCGGTGCCCAGAAGCGTCTGAGCCTGAGCCTGACCCTGGTCGATCGTGCCTACTACATCTCGTGGTCGCGGAAATCAATTAATCAATCAATCGATCGATCGGCGACACGAGTTTGTCGGGTGAAAGTTAAGTGTGGTTGATGAGATTTGGTGGTGTTTTTATCCATTTCCTATCGTGGAATCGAAACACTTGGTTGTATAGGTATGGTGTGGCCTTGCCATCTTTTTTGTTTGTAATCCTACTCCCCAAGAGTTTGTGTGGTGAATAATAACATGGTGATGATGATAGTGCAGTTAAGCTGGTGTGCTTTCTTGTTTTGGGTGTAAAAATGCAGCCTTGAAACCATTTCAGCACTTGTATAGTGCAGCCTCCCTAAAACTCCTCTCCTTGATAAAGCCGTGACCCCGTGAGTGTGATTCTGTCTGTCATGGTGTCTATggatgtttttatttatttatttatttatttatttattgaatTGTGGAGGTTGCATCCCACATTTTTTGGTTTCTTTCATTTTTTGTCTCTTTG comes from Triticum aestivum cultivar Chinese Spring chromosome 5B, IWGSC CS RefSeq v2.1, whole genome shotgun sequence and encodes:
- the LOC123110031 gene encoding microtubule-associated protein 70-1, with product MADPYGDGRALRNHQPPAQQQQQQRPRLKPALEMEDLISLLHGSDPVRIELTRLENDLHYKEKELGDAQAEIKALRLSERAREKAVEDLTEELAKVDGKLKLTESLLESKNLEAKKINDEKKAALAAQFAAEATLRRVHAAHKDDDMPPIEAILAPLEAELKLARQEIAKLQDDNRALDRLTKSKEAALLEAERTVQIALAKASLVDDLQNKNQELMKQIEICQEENKILDRMHRQKVAEVEKLTQTVRELEEAVLAGGAAANAVRDYQRKVQEMNEEMKTLDRELARAKVSANRVAVVVANEWKDGNDKVMPVKQWLEERRLLQGEMQQLRDKLAIAERAARSEAQLKDKFQLRLKVLEEGLRMSTSRTNASAARRQSIGGAESASKTNGFLSKRPSFQMRTSVSTTTTTLVNHAKGASKSFDGGCRSLDRYKGHVNGAGMNVSTDSSEDKESNNSDEKPSEFTSVESEDTVSGMLYDMLQKEVVALRKACHEKDQSLKDKDDAVEMLAKKVDTLTKAMESEAKKMRRDVAAMEKEVVAMRLEKEQDTKARRFGSSSASANSSQMPPGRTLPRSGSARNM